One window of Quercus robur chromosome 12, dhQueRobu3.1, whole genome shotgun sequence genomic DNA carries:
- the LOC126710581 gene encoding 11S globulin seed storage protein Jug r 4-like isoform X1, producing MAKPILLYTSLCLLLVLFNGCLATQTSRQQQRFNQCQLDRLDALEPNHRIEAEAGVIESWDPNDKQFQCVGVAVVRRTIEPNGLLLPQYANTAQLIYIERGYGIFGAVLPGCPNTYQESQQQQQQREGQQRDQHQKIRNFRQGDIIALPAGVAHWLYNDGDSEVVALSLLDTNNQANQLDQNPRHFYLAGNPEDEFQLQGRSPRGQRRHQQQQGQGRRERGHQQQQGQGNNLFSGFRTEDLADAFNVDKETIRNLQGFHEDRKNIVKVKGRLQVARPPRSREERERLERQEREQEREDEREQRESHRGGRDNGIEETLCTLRLRENIHDPSRADIYNPQAGRISTLNSHNLPVLRWLQLSAEFGRLQRDAIYVPHWNRNAHSVIYVVKGRAQVQVVDDFGQTVFHDELQQHQILTVPQNFAVVKRASSSEGFEWVAFKTNDNAQISPLAGQTSILRAIPADVLANAFQLSREDVSELKSNLEQQEITMVKPSRSSSQRRAIALMKNLM from the exons ATGGCTAAGCCTATCTTGCTCTATACTTCTCTGTGCCTGCTTCTTGTGCTCTTCAATGGATGCCTGGCTACTCAAACAAGCAGGCAGCAACAACGGTTCAACCAGTGCCAACTGGACAGGCTAGATGCCCTCGAACCAAACCACCGCATTGAGGCGGAAGCCGGTGTGATCGAGTCTTGGGACCCCAACGACAAGCAATTCCAGTGCGTCGGAGTGGCCGTAGTTCGCCGTACCATTGAGCCTAATGGCCTTCTCTTGCCTCAGTACGCCAATACTGCTCAACTCATTTACATTGAGAGAG GTTATGGTATCTTTGGTGCCGTACTTCCCGGCTGCCCCAACACATACCAAGAATctcaacaacagcaacaacaacgaGAAGGACAGCAGCGAGACCAGCACCAGAAGATCCGAAACTTCCGACAGGGTGACATCATAGCATTGCCCGCCGGAGTAGCCCATTGGTTGTACAATGATGGCGATTCGGAGGTTGTCGCACTCTCTCTCCTTGACACTAACAACCAAGCCAACCAGCTTGACCAAAACCCCAGA CACTTCTACCTTGCCGGAAACCCAGAAGATGAATTTCAGCTACAAGGTCGAAGCCCACGAGGGCAACGACGCCACCAGCAACAACAAGGCCAAGGCCGTCGCGAGCGTGGTCATCAGCAGCAACAGGGACAGGGCAACAATCTCTTCAGTGGCTTCCGTACTGAAGATTTGGCTGATGCATTCAACGTGGATAAGGAGACCATTAGAAACCTTCAAGGCTTCCATGAAGACAGGAAAAACATAGTGAAAGTGAAGGGTAGGCTTCAAGTGGCCAGGCCGCCAAGGTCACGTGAAGAGCGCGAGCGATTGGAAAGAcaagagagagagcaagagagagaaGACGAGAGGGAACAACGTGAGAGCCACCGAGGTGGACGTGACAATGGCATTGAGGAGACTCTGTGCACCTTGAGGCTCAGGGAGAACATCCACGACCCTTCACGAGCTGATATTTACAACCCCCAAGCCGGTCGAATCAGTACCCTCAACAGCCACAACCTCCCAGTCCTTCGCTGGCTTCAACTCAGTGCTGAGTTTGGAAGGCTCCAAAGG GATGCTATTTATGTTCCACACTGGAATAGGAATGCACACAGCGTGATCTATGTAGTAAAAGGTCGTGCCCAA GTTCAAGTGGTTGACGACTTTGGTCAAACTGTGTTCCATGATGAGCTGCAGCAACATCAAATCTTAACCGTACCACAGAACTTTGCTGTGGTGAAACGAGCTAGTAGTAGTGAGGGTTTCGAGTGGGTGGCCTTCAAGACAAATGACAATGCCCAGATTTCTCCTCTTGCGGGACAAACCTCTATCCTCAGGGCCATTCCAGCGGACGTACTAGCCAACGCCTTCCAACTTAGCCGAGAAGATGTTTCAGAACTGAAATCTAATTTGGAACAGCAAGAGATCACTATGGTAAAACCCTCTAGATCTTCTTCTCAGAGGAGGGCTATAGCTTTGATGAAAAATCTAATGTAA
- the LOC126710581 gene encoding 11S globulin seed storage protein Jug r 4-like isoform X2 — MAKPILLYTSLCLLLVLFNGCLATQTSRQQQRFNQCQLDRLDALEPNHRIEAEAGVIESWDPNDKQFQCVGVAVVRRTIEPNGLLLPQYANTAQLIYIERGYGIFGAVLPGCPNTYQESQQQQQQREGQQRDQHQKIRNFRQGDIIALPAGVAHWLYNDGDSEVVALSLLDTNNQANQLDQNPRHFYLAGNPEDEFQLQGRSPRGQRRHQQQQGQGRRERGHQQQQGQGNNLFSGFRTEDLADAFNVDKETIRNLQGFHEDRKNIVKVKGRLQVARPPRSREERERLERQEREQEREDEREQRESHRGGRDNGIEETLCTLRLRENIHDPSRADIYNPQAGRISTLNSHNLPVLRWLQLSAEFGRLQRDAIYVPHWNRNAHSVIYVVKGRAQVQVVDDFGQTVFQDELQQHQILTVPQNFAVVKRASSSEGFEWVAFKTNDNAQISPLAGQTSVLRAIPADVLANAFQLSREDVSELKSNLEQQEITIVTSSRSSSQRRAIA, encoded by the exons ATGGCTAAGCCTATCTTGCTCTATACTTCTCTGTGCCTGCTTCTTGTGCTCTTCAATGGATGCCTGGCTACTCAAACAAGCAGGCAGCAACAACGGTTCAACCAGTGCCAACTGGACAGGCTAGATGCCCTCGAACCAAACCACCGCATTGAGGCGGAAGCCGGTGTGATCGAGTCTTGGGACCCCAACGACAAGCAATTCCAGTGCGTCGGAGTGGCCGTAGTTCGCCGTACCATTGAGCCTAATGGCCTTCTCTTGCCTCAGTACGCCAATACTGCTCAACTCATTTACATTGAGAGAG GTTATGGTATCTTTGGTGCCGTACTTCCCGGCTGCCCCAACACATACCAAGAATctcaacaacagcaacaacaacgaGAAGGACAGCAGCGAGACCAGCACCAGAAGATCCGAAACTTCCGACAGGGTGACATCATAGCATTGCCCGCCGGAGTAGCCCATTGGTTGTACAATGATGGCGATTCGGAGGTTGTCGCACTCTCTCTCCTTGACACTAACAACCAAGCCAACCAGCTTGACCAAAACCCCAGA CACTTCTACCTTGCCGGAAACCCAGAAGATGAATTTCAGCTACAAGGTCGAAGCCCACGAGGGCAACGACGCCACCAGCAACAACAAGGCCAAGGCCGTCGCGAGCGTGGTCATCAGCAGCAACAGGGACAGGGCAACAATCTCTTCAGTGGCTTCCGTACTGAAGATTTGGCTGATGCATTCAACGTGGATAAGGAGACCATTAGAAACCTTCAAGGCTTCCATGAAGACAGGAAAAACATAGTGAAAGTGAAGGGTAGGCTTCAAGTGGCCAGGCCGCCAAGGTCACGTGAAGAGCGCGAGCGATTGGAAAGAcaagagagagagcaagagagagaaGACGAGAGGGAACAACGTGAGAGCCACCGAGGTGGACGTGACAATGGCATTGAGGAGACTCTGTGCACCTTGAGGCTCAGGGAGAACATCCACGACCCTTCACGAGCTGATATTTACAACCCCCAAGCCGGTCGAATCAGTACCCTCAACAGCCACAACCTCCCAGTCCTTCGCTGGCTTCAACTCAGTGCTGAGTTTGGAAGGCTCCAAAGG GATGCTATTTATGTTCCACACTGGAATAGGAATGCACACAGCGTGATCTATGTAGTAAAAGGTCGTGCCCAAGTTCAAGTGGTTGACGACTTTGGTCAAACTGTGTTCCAAGATGAGCTGCAGCAACATCAAATCTTAACCGTACCACAAAACTTTGCTGTGGTGAAACGAGCTAGTAGTAGTGAGGGTTTCGAGTGGGTGGCCTTCAAGACAAATGACAATGCCCAGATTTCTCCTCTTGCGGGACAGACCTCTGTCCTCAGGGCCATACCAGCGGACGTACTAGCCAACGCCTTCCAACTTAGCCGAGAAGATGTATCAGAACTGAAATCTAATTTGGAACAGCAAGAGATCACTATAGTAACATCCTCTAGATCTTCTTCTCAGAGGAGGGCTATAGCCTAG